One stretch of Streptomyces sp. R21 DNA includes these proteins:
- a CDS encoding ABC transporter substrate-binding protein, producing MPENSWKAVPEVSRRAAAALAACAALALLATACTGQSDAGANDDASKETTINFWHAWSAPNEVKAVKSLVAGFEKAHPNIHVNIVGNMTDDKINQALRSGGSKAPDVISSFTTNNVGKFCSSGALVDLNPFFKKADIDPQTTFPKTMNEYTQFDGNRCTVPLLGDAYGLYYNKTAFEKAGIKNPPRTWSEFTADAKKLTIPEGDSFKQLGFMPNYHGWESTTEHYFGQFSPTYFDKSGKSDLADDPAFTAGFTLQKKLVDELGGYQKLETYRSKLGDEWGPKHPFHTGQVAMQLDGEWRLGMAEEAKPKFEIGVAPLPVPDDQADQYGKGYITGTIAGIAATSKKQNAAWEFVKYMTTDTDAVVGFANGIHNVPSTLAALKSPKLKYDPRFKTFLDIAADPNSTTSPASVNGGVYLSTIQQFGYDYESGKVKNLKEGLKKTAAQIDTDIAQAK from the coding sequence ATGCCCGAAAACTCTTGGAAAGCCGTACCCGAAGTGTCCCGGAGGGCGGCCGCCGCTCTCGCCGCCTGCGCCGCACTGGCCCTGCTCGCCACCGCCTGCACCGGCCAGTCCGACGCCGGCGCGAACGACGACGCGTCCAAGGAGACGACCATCAACTTCTGGCACGCCTGGAGCGCGCCGAACGAGGTGAAGGCCGTCAAGTCGCTGGTCGCGGGGTTCGAGAAGGCGCACCCCAACATCCACGTGAACATCGTCGGCAACATGACCGACGACAAGATCAACCAGGCGCTGCGCAGCGGCGGTTCCAAGGCCCCCGACGTCATCTCCTCGTTCACCACGAACAACGTCGGCAAGTTCTGTTCGTCCGGGGCGCTGGTCGACCTCAACCCCTTCTTCAAGAAGGCGGACATCGATCCGCAGACGACGTTCCCGAAGACGATGAACGAGTACACCCAGTTCGACGGCAACCGCTGCACGGTGCCGCTGCTGGGCGACGCGTACGGGCTCTACTACAACAAGACCGCGTTCGAGAAGGCCGGCATCAAGAACCCGCCCAGGACATGGTCCGAATTCACGGCCGACGCGAAGAAGTTGACCATCCCCGAGGGCGACAGCTTCAAGCAGCTCGGCTTCATGCCGAACTACCACGGCTGGGAATCGACGACCGAGCACTACTTCGGGCAGTTCTCACCGACGTACTTCGACAAGAGCGGCAAGTCGGACCTCGCCGACGACCCCGCGTTCACCGCCGGGTTCACGCTCCAGAAGAAGCTCGTCGACGAACTCGGCGGCTACCAGAAGCTGGAGACCTACCGCTCCAAGCTCGGTGACGAGTGGGGCCCCAAGCACCCCTTCCACACCGGCCAGGTCGCCATGCAGCTCGACGGCGAATGGCGGCTGGGCATGGCCGAGGAGGCCAAGCCCAAGTTCGAGATCGGCGTCGCGCCGCTGCCCGTCCCCGACGACCAGGCGGACCAGTACGGCAAGGGCTACATCACCGGCACCATCGCCGGCATCGCCGCCACCAGCAAGAAGCAGAACGCGGCCTGGGAGTTCGTGAAGTACATGACCACGGACACGGACGCCGTCGTGGGCTTCGCCAACGGCATCCACAACGTGCCCTCCACGCTGGCCGCCCTCAAGTCGCCCAAGCTGAAGTACGACCCCCGCTTCAAGACCTTCCTCGACATCGCCGCCGACCCGAACTCGACCACGTCGCCCGCCTCCGTCAACGGCGGCGTGTACCTGTCGACGATCCAGCAGTTCGGCTACGACTACGAGAGCGGCAAGGTGAAGAACCTCAAGGAGGGTCTGAAGAAGACCGCCGCGCAGATCGACACGGACATCGCGCAGGCCAAGTAG
- a CDS encoding ROK family protein encodes MAGTAGTPGTPRVLRAMNDRAALDLLLEHGPLSRTRIGKLTGLSKPTASQLLARLEAAGLVLMTGTSEGRPGPNAQLYVVNPGAAHAAGLDVTPERILAAVADVTGKTVGEYELPTPKKRSAPPVVRQVTEALDGAVKAAGLARDDIHRVVIGTPGAFDPGTGRLRYASHLPGWHSPSLLDELAAALPMPVEYENDVNLVAIAEQRLGAARGHDDFVLLWNEGGLGAALVLGGRLHRGWTGGAGEVGFLPVPGAPLVRHVTKANSGGYQELAGSQAIPKLARALGIEDLPGGHYAEAAAEIVAEAAERNEGPHRLLLETYATGLATGLASLVSVLDPELVVLSGASLTAGGETLRALVQDELEELAASRPRLVVGDVPEHPVLRGALESALAATRDEVFDTSR; translated from the coding sequence ATGGCTGGAACCGCCGGTACGCCGGGCACTCCGCGCGTTCTGCGCGCCATGAACGACCGCGCCGCTCTCGACCTCCTGCTGGAGCACGGTCCGCTCTCCCGGACCCGGATCGGGAAGCTCACCGGCCTGTCGAAGCCGACCGCCTCGCAGCTGCTGGCCCGCCTCGAAGCCGCCGGGCTCGTCCTCATGACGGGGACCAGCGAGGGGCGCCCGGGGCCCAACGCCCAGTTGTACGTGGTCAATCCGGGCGCGGCCCACGCGGCGGGCCTGGACGTCACCCCCGAGCGCATCCTCGCCGCCGTCGCGGACGTCACCGGCAAGACCGTCGGCGAGTACGAACTCCCCACGCCCAAAAAGCGTTCCGCCCCGCCCGTCGTACGCCAGGTCACCGAAGCCCTCGACGGGGCGGTGAAGGCGGCGGGGCTGGCGCGCGACGACATCCACCGGGTGGTCATCGGCACCCCGGGCGCCTTCGACCCGGGCACCGGCCGGCTGCGCTACGCCTCGCACCTGCCGGGGTGGCACTCCCCCAGCCTGCTCGACGAACTCGCCGCCGCGCTCCCGATGCCGGTCGAGTACGAGAACGACGTGAACCTCGTAGCCATCGCCGAGCAGCGGCTCGGGGCGGCCCGCGGCCACGACGACTTCGTGCTGCTGTGGAACGAGGGCGGTCTCGGCGCCGCCCTCGTCCTCGGCGGCCGGCTGCACCGCGGCTGGACCGGCGGCGCCGGCGAGGTCGGCTTCCTGCCGGTGCCGGGCGCGCCCCTGGTCCGCCATGTGACCAAGGCCAACAGCGGCGGCTACCAGGAGCTGGCCGGCTCGCAGGCCATCCCCAAGCTCGCCCGCGCACTCGGCATCGAGGACCTGCCGGGCGGCCACTACGCCGAGGCGGCCGCGGAGATCGTCGCCGAGGCCGCCGAGCGCAACGAAGGACCCCACCGCCTGCTCCTGGAGACGTACGCGACCGGTCTCGCCACCGGTCTCGCCTCACTCGTCTCCGTGCTCGACCCCGAACTCGTCGTCCTCAGCGGCGCCTCGCTCACCGCCGGCGGTGAGACCCTGCGCGCCCTGGTCCAGGACGAGCTGGAGGAGCTGGCCGCGTCCCGGCCGCGCCTCGTCGTCGGCGACGTACCCGAACACCCCGTGCTGCGCGGCGCGTTGGAGAGCGCGCTGGCAGCCACCCGCGACGAGGTGTTCGACACCTCGCGCTGA
- a CDS encoding mechanosensitive ion channel family protein: MFSTVLSALPAVDPSPSPSATSTDPTTPTLQDAQESATNAASWVQQNWSTWLAIGLRVLLILVIAAVLRVAVRRAITKLIDRMNRTAQAVDGTALGGLLVNVERRRQRSQAIGSVLRSVASFLIMGTAALMVLATFEINLAPLLASAGVAGVAIGFGARNLVTDFLSGVFMILEDQYGVGDQIDAGVASGEVIEVGLRVTKLRGDNGEIWYVRNGEVKRIGNLSQGWATAGVDVTVKSSEDLDRVKSTLDQVAEDMSKAEPWNELLWGPIEVLGLDSVLIDSMVVRVSAKTMPGKSVGVERELRWRVKRAFDAADIRLVGGLPAQPEDEIPDPTATVAAPSVYANSASPQAEAATPITPQRPVTR, translated from the coding sequence TTGTTCTCGACCGTCCTGTCGGCCTTGCCGGCCGTCGACCCCTCGCCGTCCCCCTCGGCGACCTCGACGGACCCGACGACGCCCACGCTCCAGGACGCCCAGGAAAGCGCGACCAACGCCGCGAGCTGGGTCCAGCAGAACTGGTCCACATGGCTCGCCATCGGTCTGCGCGTCCTGCTGATCCTGGTGATCGCGGCGGTCCTGAGAGTGGCGGTACGGCGCGCCATCACCAAGCTGATAGACCGCATGAACCGCACGGCCCAGGCCGTGGACGGCACCGCGCTCGGCGGCCTGCTGGTGAACGTGGAGCGCCGTCGCCAGCGCTCCCAGGCCATCGGTTCCGTACTCCGCTCGGTCGCGTCCTTCCTGATCATGGGCACGGCCGCGCTGATGGTCCTGGCCACCTTCGAGATCAACCTGGCCCCGCTGCTCGCCTCCGCCGGCGTCGCGGGTGTGGCCATCGGTTTCGGCGCGCGCAACCTGGTGACGGACTTCCTCTCCGGCGTCTTCATGATCCTGGAGGACCAGTACGGCGTCGGTGACCAGATCGACGCGGGCGTCGCCTCCGGCGAGGTCATCGAGGTCGGCCTGCGCGTCACCAAGCTGCGCGGCGACAACGGAGAGATCTGGTACGTCCGCAACGGCGAGGTCAAGCGCATCGGCAACCTCTCCCAGGGCTGGGCCACGGCGGGGGTGGACGTGACCGTGAAGTCCTCCGAGGACCTCGACCGGGTGAAGTCCACCCTCGACCAGGTCGCCGAGGACATGAGCAAGGCCGAGCCCTGGAACGAACTGCTCTGGGGCCCGATCGAGGTGCTGGGCCTGGACAGCGTGCTGATCGACTCGATGGTCGTGCGCGTCTCGGCGAAGACCATGCCGGGCAAGTCGGTGGGTGTCGAGCGCGAGCTGCGCTGGCGCGTCAAGCGCGCCTTCGACGCGGCCGACATCCGCCTCGTCGGCGGCCTCCCGGCCCAGCCGGAGGACGAGATCCCGGACCCGACGGCGACCGTCGCGGCCCCGTCGGTGTACGCCAACTCCGCGTCCCCGCAGGCGGAGGCGGCCACGCCGATCACTCCGCAGCGGCCGGTGACGCGGTAG
- a CDS encoding HNH endonuclease: MPHVLVLNASYEPLGVVPLRRALVLVLENKAVCLEESGAFMHSATVSVPAPSVVRLKRFVRVPYRGPVPLTRRALFARDGGRCMYCGGVATSVDHVIPRSRGGQHVWDNVVASCRRCNHTKADRHLVEIGWRLRHKPAPPTGLAWRIIGTGHRDPRWLPYLQPYGAEDAMARIDGISA; the protein is encoded by the coding sequence GTGCCGCATGTCCTGGTCCTCAACGCGTCGTACGAGCCGCTCGGCGTCGTACCGCTCCGCCGTGCGCTCGTCCTCGTCCTCGAGAACAAGGCTGTCTGCCTCGAGGAATCCGGCGCCTTCATGCATAGCGCAACCGTTTCCGTCCCCGCTCCCAGCGTGGTCCGGCTCAAGAGGTTCGTACGGGTCCCCTACCGGGGGCCCGTTCCGCTGACCCGTCGGGCACTGTTCGCCCGCGACGGCGGCCGGTGCATGTACTGCGGTGGCGTCGCAACCAGCGTCGACCACGTCATCCCGCGCAGCCGCGGGGGTCAGCACGTCTGGGACAACGTGGTGGCGTCGTGCCGCCGCTGCAACCACACCAAGGCCGACCGCCACCTGGTCGAGATCGGCTGGCGCCTGCGCCATAAACCCGCCCCGCCGACGGGGCTCGCATGGCGCATCATCGGAACCGGGCATAGGGACCCGCGCTGGCTGCCGTACTTGCAGCCGTACGGCGCGGAGGACGCGATGGCCCGGATCGACGGCATTTCCGCCTGA
- a CDS encoding ABC transporter ATP-binding protein has translation MTEHAPPSIRLSGLTVRHRRTTALDAVDLDFGPGVHGLLGPNGAGKTSLIRVLATVAAPSDGRVEMLGGDLRGHRERSAVRRELGYLPQEFGYYPGFTVREFVAYVAWLKELPAAATPAAVERAVARVGLADRIDSKVRTLSGGMVRRLGIAQAIVNEPRILLLDEPTAGLDPEQRVEFRALLRDLGRSSTVIVSTHLVEDVAAACTEVTLIEAGRVAYRGTPTSLAALGVYGDESDGNAFERGYTAALRGHRTAVAGAAR, from the coding sequence ATGACCGAGCATGCGCCCCCTTCCATACGTCTCTCCGGCCTGACCGTCCGCCATCGCAGGACCACCGCCCTGGACGCCGTGGACCTGGACTTCGGTCCCGGCGTGCACGGCCTGCTCGGCCCCAACGGCGCCGGGAAGACCTCCCTCATCCGGGTCCTCGCGACCGTCGCCGCGCCCTCCGACGGCCGGGTCGAGATGCTTGGCGGCGACCTGCGCGGCCACCGCGAGCGCAGCGCCGTACGCCGTGAACTCGGTTATCTGCCCCAGGAGTTCGGGTACTACCCGGGCTTCACCGTGCGGGAGTTCGTCGCCTACGTGGCGTGGCTGAAGGAGCTGCCGGCCGCCGCCACCCCGGCCGCCGTCGAGCGGGCCGTGGCCCGGGTCGGGCTCGCCGACCGCATCGACTCCAAGGTCAGGACGCTGTCCGGCGGCATGGTCCGCCGCCTCGGCATCGCGCAGGCCATCGTGAACGAACCCCGCATCCTGCTCCTCGACGAGCCCACCGCGGGCCTCGACCCGGAGCAGCGCGTCGAGTTCCGCGCGCTGCTGCGGGACCTGGGCCGGTCCTCGACCGTGATCGTCTCCACCCACCTGGTCGAGGACGTGGCCGCCGCCTGCACCGAGGTGACCCTGATCGAGGCGGGCCGGGTCGCCTACCGGGGCACTCCCACGTCGCTGGCCGCCCTCGGCGTGTACGGCGACGAGAGCGACGGCAACGCGTTCGAGCGCGGCTATACGGCGGCCCTGCGCGGCCACCGCACCGCTGTGGCGGGAGCGGCGCGATGA
- a CDS encoding zf-HC2 domain-containing protein, which produces MTGATGWHAPDDLVGRYTDGSLPDADAWSLEKHLESCGDCAARVSRAAREGVAGVVLAEVRSAVLDAAGAAPVSAPDRVRAVGGRLGRVLWAAGPAVRGAWTGAVVLVAVGAVALAYGAGFGGAKPLLLALAPAVPLAGVALSYGRHADPLHEIAAASPSGGLRLLLTRTAAVLALSVPLLTVAGLLLPSAPPRLPEAPAAAAWLLPGLALTLASLLLSGYVGCRIATAVVGGGWLLALAAPVLAAGGMAPTASGAGSTARLTHQLDLYFTGAGHQGGWAAAAVLCALLLAARRTAYDRLETM; this is translated from the coding sequence ATGACCGGTGCGACCGGTTGGCACGCCCCGGACGACCTCGTCGGCCGCTACACGGACGGCTCCCTTCCGGACGCGGACGCCTGGTCCCTGGAGAAGCACCTGGAGAGCTGCGGGGACTGCGCCGCCCGGGTCTCCCGAGCGGCCCGCGAGGGCGTGGCGGGAGTCGTCCTTGCGGAGGTGCGCAGCGCGGTCCTGGACGCGGCGGGAGCGGCACCGGTGTCGGCGCCCGATCGCGTCCGAGCCGTCGGGGGGCGGCTCGGCCGGGTCCTGTGGGCTGCCGGACCCGCGGTGCGCGGGGCCTGGACCGGGGCCGTCGTCCTGGTCGCCGTGGGGGCGGTGGCGCTCGCCTACGGGGCCGGGTTCGGCGGCGCGAAGCCGCTGCTGCTGGCCCTCGCACCCGCGGTGCCACTGGCAGGGGTCGCCCTGTCGTACGGGCGGCACGCCGATCCGCTGCACGAGATCGCCGCCGCGTCGCCGTCGGGCGGGCTGCGCCTGCTGCTGACGCGGACGGCCGCCGTGCTGGCGCTGAGCGTGCCGCTGCTGACGGTGGCCGGGCTGCTGCTGCCGTCCGCCCCGCCCCGGCTGCCCGAGGCACCGGCGGCGGCCGCCTGGCTGCTGCCCGGGCTCGCCCTGACGCTCGCCTCGCTGCTGCTCTCCGGCTACGTGGGCTGCCGTATCGCCACGGCGGTGGTCGGCGGCGGCTGGCTGCTCGCACTGGCGGCGCCCGTGCTGGCCGCCGGCGGCATGGCACCGACCGCCTCCGGAGCCGGCTCGACGGCCCGTCTCACGCACCAGCTCGACCTCTACTTCACCGGCGCCGGACACCAGGGGGGCTGGGCGGCGGCAGCCGTGCTCTGCGCCCTCCTCCTCGCCGCGCGCCGCACCGCGTACGACCGTCTGGAGACGATGTGA
- a CDS encoding RNA polymerase sigma factor produces MRGHPEDATDAALLRAVARGDSAALAALYDRHSGWLHTRLTRRCADPEVVREVLQDTFVTVWRSAASHRGAEAGGWLWTIAARRLVDARRMQERVERVEYAVPVPAPSAEDRVLAGLEYGDVGTALDRISPELREVLRATVVDGLSTRETARLLGIPEGTVKTRAMRARAELRAALAQLDPSPLGGLA; encoded by the coding sequence ATGAGGGGCCACCCGGAGGATGCCACGGACGCGGCGCTGCTGCGGGCCGTCGCGCGCGGGGACTCGGCGGCGCTGGCCGCGTTGTACGACCGGCACTCCGGGTGGCTGCACACGCGGCTGACCCGGCGCTGCGCCGACCCCGAGGTCGTACGGGAGGTGCTGCAGGACACCTTCGTGACCGTGTGGCGCTCGGCCGCCTCGCACCGGGGTGCCGAGGCCGGCGGCTGGCTGTGGACGATCGCCGCGCGGCGCCTTGTGGACGCGCGCCGCATGCAGGAGCGGGTGGAGCGCGTGGAGTACGCGGTGCCCGTGCCCGCGCCGTCCGCCGAGGACCGCGTACTGGCGGGCCTGGAGTACGGCGACGTCGGCACCGCCCTGGACCGTATCTCGCCCGAGCTGCGCGAGGTGCTGCGTGCCACCGTCGTGGACGGACTGAGCACCCGCGAGACCGCCCGCCTCCTCGGCATCCCCGAGGGCACCGTCAAGACCCGCGCCATGCGAGCCCGCGCCGAACTGCGCGCCGCCCTCGCCCAGCTCGATCCGTCCCCGCTGGGAGGCCTGGCATGA
- a CDS encoding beta-N-acetylglucosaminidase domain-containing protein, with protein sequence MQLRRGTGAVRGTQGGPFHGQLRHGRGAVALAIAVVAGALGAAPAAVAAPHAPLTSADDRTPAASTLPAVWPRPQSLRAGSAPVAVTDEVVLLTDGVRGAARGATADPYALDALRALLRAAGARKITTAREGDALPAGALVVRAGTETETASGSPRGAGRAYGFGGHAGSAAADGSHALGARSAPPWDKALTALGAAPRADLPAGGYRLAVGRFAGHATVALAGVGEDGLFHAVQTLRQLIGADGRIAGAVVRDWPGTAVRGTTEGFYGTPWTREQRLAQLDFMGRTKQNRYVYAPGDDLYRQERWREAYPAEQRAHFRELTERARRNHVTPAWAVAPGQAMCFSSDSDVRALTRKLDAMWALGFRAFQLQFQDISYSEWHCDADAEEFGSGAEAAAKAQARVANEVARRLAERHPDAVALSLMPTEYFQDGSTAYRRALAGALDDGVEVAWTGVGVVPRTITGRELARTRAAFGGHRLVTMDNYPVNDYAQDRVFLGPYTGREPAVATGSAALLANAMEQAEASRIPLFTAADYAWNPRDYRPQQSWKAAIGDLAAGDGRRAEALSALAGNDASSLLGGDESAYLRPLVEGFWQARTTTDKAANAGAEGRLRAAFTVLRETPERLAHSSLASEVAPWTEQLARYGEAGETALTMLRAQSDGDATAAWTAYRALDHLRAELAASRVTVGKGVLDPFLSKARTTYESWSGIDQEPAAGRGAAGEGRSTVRLPRARTLGSVTVLTEPGTTGSVEAHVPDEGWRRLGALSAGGATELPGAVRADALRVTGSAPSRVRHLVPWYADAPASAMELARAETDVEIGGRARVTARLWSLLPADVHGNLTARAPRGIEVHVPKTSTLPRGTAVDVPVEVSVPAGTPSGTYEISLAFGATVRTVTVRAFPRTAGPDLARGGQASSSGDETPGFPARAANDGDPETRWSSPVDDGAWWQVRLTEPVESVRLGRVVLHWQDAHPSAYRVQVSADGRTWRTAATVRDGRGGRESVRFDEHDVRYVRVQGDKRATRYGYSLWSVEAYAVAG encoded by the coding sequence GTGCAGCTCCGGCGCGGGACGGGAGCCGTACGAGGCACGCAGGGCGGACCGTTTCACGGGCAGCTCCGGCACGGGCGGGGCGCGGTCGCCCTCGCGATAGCCGTCGTCGCGGGCGCGCTGGGTGCGGCTCCCGCGGCGGTCGCGGCGCCGCACGCGCCGTTGACCTCAGCGGACGACCGCACGCCCGCCGCGAGCACCCTGCCCGCGGTCTGGCCCCGGCCGCAGTCGCTGCGCGCGGGCTCCGCGCCGGTCGCGGTCACGGACGAGGTCGTCCTGCTCACCGACGGAGTGAGAGGCGCGGCGAGGGGCGCGACGGCCGACCCGTACGCCCTCGACGCGCTGCGTGCGCTGCTGCGTGCCGCCGGGGCGCGGAAGATCACCACCGCGCGCGAGGGGGACGCGCTTCCCGCCGGTGCGCTGGTGGTGCGCGCCGGGACGGAGACGGAGACGGCATCCGGGAGCCCCCGAGGTGCGGGCAGGGCGTACGGCTTCGGTGGGCACGCCGGCAGCGCGGCCGCCGACGGCTCGCACGCCCTCGGCGCCCGCTCCGCGCCCCCGTGGGACAAGGCGCTCACCGCGCTCGGTGCCGCGCCCCGCGCGGACCTCCCGGCCGGCGGCTACCGGCTGGCGGTCGGCCGCTTCGCTGGCCACGCCACGGTCGCCCTCGCGGGAGTCGGCGAGGACGGCCTGTTCCACGCGGTCCAGACACTGCGCCAGCTCATCGGCGCCGACGGGCGGATCGCGGGCGCCGTCGTCCGCGACTGGCCCGGCACCGCCGTGCGCGGCACCACCGAGGGTTTCTACGGCACCCCGTGGACCCGTGAACAGCGCCTGGCGCAGCTCGACTTCATGGGCCGCACCAAGCAGAACCGCTATGTGTACGCCCCCGGGGACGACCTCTACCGCCAGGAGCGCTGGCGTGAGGCGTACCCAGCCGAACAGCGGGCGCATTTCCGGGAGTTGACGGAGCGGGCGCGCCGCAATCACGTCACCCCGGCCTGGGCGGTGGCCCCCGGCCAGGCGATGTGTTTTTCCTCGGACTCCGACGTCCGCGCCCTGACCCGCAAGCTCGACGCCATGTGGGCGCTCGGATTCCGGGCGTTCCAGCTCCAGTTCCAGGACATCAGCTACAGCGAGTGGCACTGCGACGCGGACGCCGAGGAGTTCGGCTCCGGCGCGGAGGCGGCGGCGAAGGCGCAGGCGCGGGTGGCCAACGAGGTGGCCCGGCGGCTCGCCGAACGGCACCCGGACGCGGTCGCGTTGTCGCTGATGCCGACCGAGTACTTCCAGGACGGTTCGACCGCCTACCGGCGGGCGCTGGCGGGAGCGCTGGACGACGGCGTCGAGGTCGCCTGGACGGGCGTGGGCGTGGTGCCGCGCACCATCACCGGACGCGAACTCGCCCGCACCCGGGCGGCGTTCGGCGGCCACCGGCTCGTCACCATGGACAACTACCCGGTCAACGACTACGCGCAGGACCGGGTGTTCCTCGGCCCCTACACGGGCCGTGAACCCGCCGTCGCGACCGGCTCGGCGGCGCTGCTCGCCAACGCGATGGAGCAGGCGGAGGCCTCCCGCATCCCGCTGTTCACCGCCGCCGACTATGCCTGGAACCCGCGGGACTACCGCCCCCAGCAGTCCTGGAAGGCGGCGATCGGCGACCTCGCGGCGGGCGACGGGCGCCGCGCGGAGGCGCTGTCCGCGCTGGCGGGCAACGACGCCTCCTCGCTGCTCGGCGGCGACGAGTCGGCGTATCTGCGCCCGCTCGTCGAGGGCTTCTGGCAGGCGCGTACGACCACGGACAAGGCGGCGAACGCCGGCGCGGAAGGTCGGCTGCGCGCCGCGTTCACGGTGCTGCGCGAGACCCCCGAGCGGCTGGCCCACAGCTCACTGGCGTCCGAAGTGGCGCCCTGGACGGAGCAGTTGGCGCGCTACGGAGAGGCGGGCGAGACGGCGCTGACGATGCTGCGTGCGCAGTCGGACGGCGACGCCACGGCGGCCTGGACGGCGTACCGCGCCCTCGACCACCTCCGCGCCGAGCTCGCGGCGAGCCGGGTGACGGTCGGCAAGGGAGTCCTCGACCCGTTCCTGTCCAAGGCCCGGACAACGTACGAGAGTTGGTCGGGAATCGACCAGGAGCCGGCCGCAGGGCGCGGTGCGGCCGGCGAGGGCCGCAGCACCGTGCGCCTCCCTCGTGCCCGCACGCTCGGCTCGGTGACGGTTCTCACCGAGCCCGGCACCACCGGCTCCGTCGAGGCACATGTCCCCGACGAGGGCTGGCGGCGTCTGGGCGCACTCTCCGCGGGCGGCGCGACCGAACTCCCCGGCGCGGTCCGGGCGGACGCCCTCCGCGTGACCGGCTCCGCGCCCTCGCGCGTCCGCCACCTCGTGCCGTGGTACGCCGACGCCCCCGCCTCGGCGATGGAGTTGGCGCGCGCCGAGACGGATGTCGAGATCGGCGGCAGGGCGCGGGTGACGGCCCGGCTGTGGTCGCTGCTCCCCGCCGACGTGCACGGGAATCTGACGGCGCGGGCACCGAGGGGCATCGAGGTCCACGTCCCGAAGACCTCGACTCTCCCTCGTGGCACGGCTGTTGACGTACCGGTCGAGGTGTCCGTTCCCGCCGGGACGCCCTCGGGGACGTACGAGATCTCCCTCGCCTTCGGTGCCACGGTGCGCACCGTGACCGTCCGCGCCTTCCCGCGCACGGCGGGCCCCGATCTCGCGCGGGGCGGACAGGCGTCCTCCTCCGGCGACGAGACGCCCGGCTTCCCGGCGCGGGCGGCCAACGACGGCGATCCGGAGACCCGCTGGTCCTCGCCCGTCGACGACGGCGCCTGGTGGCAGGTGCGCCTCACCGAGCCGGTCGAGTCGGTCCGCCTCGGCCGGGTCGTCCTGCACTGGCAGGACGCCCACCCCTCCGCGTACCGCGTCCAGGTCTCCGCCGACGGCCGCACCTGGCGCACGGCGGCGACGGTGCGGGACGGCCGCGGGGGCCGGGAGTCCGTCCGGTTCGACGAGCACGATGTCCGGTATGTGCGGGTGCAGGGGGACAAGAGGGCGACGCGGTACGGCTATTCGCTGTGGTCGGTGGAGGCGTACGCCGTGGCCGGATGA